The following are from one region of the Streptomyces changanensis genome:
- a CDS encoding cation:proton antiporter, which produces MHSSALFLIEFGAIILGLGVLGRLAGRFRFSPIPLYLLAGLAFGTGGLLPLGASEEFVAIGAEIGVILLLLMLGLEYTASDLVTNLKTQYPAGLVDAALNALPGAAMALLLGWGPVAAVVLAGVTWISSSGVIAKVLGDLGRLGNRETPVVLSILVLEDLSMAVYLPIVTALLAGVGLAAGSLTLAIALGVAGVVLFLALRFGRVISRFVSSDDPEKLLLVVLGLTLLVAGIAQQLQVSAAVGAFLVGIALSGEAAEGAHHLLSPLRDLFAAVFFVFFGLHTDPASIPPVLLPALALAVVTAGTKIATGYWAAKRAGISAKGRWRAGGTLVARGEFSIVIAGLAVTAGIEPSLGPMATAYVLILVIVGPLTARYTEPVATRLTARFRGGAAGAAVSPPREEMLEPVEDGTAGRT; this is translated from the coding sequence ATGCACTCCTCCGCCCTCTTCCTGATCGAATTCGGTGCGATCATCCTCGGCCTCGGCGTGCTCGGCCGGCTGGCGGGACGGTTCCGCTTCTCCCCGATCCCCCTCTACCTGCTCGCCGGGCTGGCGTTCGGCACGGGCGGGCTGCTGCCGCTCGGCGCGAGCGAGGAGTTCGTGGCGATCGGCGCCGAGATCGGCGTCATCCTGCTGCTGCTGATGCTGGGTCTGGAGTACACGGCCAGCGACCTGGTGACCAACCTCAAGACGCAGTACCCGGCCGGTCTCGTCGACGCCGCGCTCAACGCGCTGCCCGGGGCGGCGATGGCGCTGCTGTTGGGCTGGGGGCCGGTCGCCGCCGTCGTGCTGGCGGGCGTCACCTGGATCTCCTCCTCCGGGGTCATCGCCAAGGTCCTCGGCGACCTGGGGCGGCTCGGCAACCGGGAGACACCGGTCGTGCTGAGCATCCTGGTCCTGGAGGACCTGTCGATGGCCGTGTACCTGCCGATCGTCACGGCCCTGCTGGCCGGTGTGGGGCTGGCGGCGGGCAGTCTCACGCTGGCCATCGCGCTGGGCGTGGCGGGCGTGGTGCTCTTCCTGGCGCTGCGCTTCGGCCGGGTCATCTCCCGCTTCGTCTCCAGCGACGACCCGGAGAAGCTGCTGCTGGTCGTCCTCGGCCTCACGCTGCTGGTGGCGGGGATCGCCCAGCAGCTCCAGGTGTCGGCGGCGGTCGGCGCGTTCCTGGTGGGCATCGCGCTGTCCGGGGAGGCCGCCGAGGGCGCCCACCACCTGCTGAGCCCGTTGCGGGACCTGTTCGCCGCGGTGTTCTTCGTCTTCTTCGGCCTGCACACGGACCCCGCCAGCATCCCGCCCGTGCTGCTGCCCGCCCTGGCGCTGGCCGTGGTGACGGCCGGCACGAAGATCGCGACGGGGTACTGGGCGGCGAAGCGGGCTGGAATATCCGCCAAGGGCCGGTGGCGGGCCGGTGGGACGCTGGTGGCGCGAGGCGAGTTCTCCATCGTCATCGCCGGGCTGGCCGTGACCGCCGGGATCGAGCCCTCGCTCGGCCCCATGGCCACCGCCTACGTCCTGATCCTCGTCATCGTGGGACCGCTCACGGCGCGTTACACCGAGCCCGTGGCCACGCGTCTGACCGCGCGCTTCCGGGGTGGCGCCGCCGGTGCCGCGGTGTCCCCGCCGCGCGAGGAGATGCTCGAACCGGTGGAGGACGGCACGGCCGGCCGGACCTGA
- a CDS encoding gas vesicle protein has product MSIEQRRVALVDLLDRLLAGGVVIGGDLTLSIADVDLVRVDLKALISSVSAEVPSPWGRPL; this is encoded by the coding sequence GTGAGCATCGAACAGCGCAGAGTCGCCTTGGTCGACCTGTTGGACCGGCTGCTGGCCGGCGGGGTCGTCATCGGGGGCGACCTGACCCTGAGCATCGCCGACGTGGACCTGGTGCGCGTCGACCTGAAGGCCCTGATCAGCTCGGTCAGCGCCGAGGTGCCGTCGCCGTGGGGGCGGCCGCTGTGA
- a CDS encoding gas vesicle protein GvpG has translation MGLLGELLMLPAAPLRGTAWVLRQVVEEAERQYYDPAAVHRELARLAERLEAGEIDEATFDRQEDELLDRLEKGTRQT, from the coding sequence ATGGGCCTGCTCGGAGAGCTGCTCATGCTGCCCGCGGCGCCGCTGCGCGGCACCGCCTGGGTACTGCGCCAGGTGGTCGAGGAGGCGGAGCGGCAGTACTACGACCCGGCGGCCGTCCACCGTGAACTCGCCCGTCTGGCCGAGCGGCTGGAGGCCGGCGAGATCGACGAGGCCACCTTCGACCGCCAGGAGGACGAGCTGCTCGACCGACTGGAGAAGGGCACCAGACAGACATGA
- a CDS encoding GvpL/GvpF family gas vesicle protein, producing the protein MSTYVYGITRRSHPALPEKADGIGEPPRPVRVLTHGELAALVSDAPEDLRPKRRDLLAHQGVLAEAGSAGTVLPLRFGGVSPDDDAVLAVLRERESHYLERLRALDGKVEYNVKAVHDEEAVLHQVLIDNPELRALSQESRSAGGGSYEQKLALGERVAAAVRAREAQDAVLVQEALQEAAADCRPAPDTGRLANLSFLVERDRADEFTATVDAFRREHGHLVVQVNGPLPPYSFVE; encoded by the coding sequence GTGAGCACCTACGTCTACGGCATCACCCGGCGTTCGCACCCCGCGCTCCCGGAGAAGGCCGACGGCATCGGCGAACCGCCCCGCCCCGTGCGCGTCCTCACCCACGGCGAACTGGCGGCCCTCGTCAGCGACGCGCCCGAGGACCTGCGGCCCAAGCGGCGCGACCTCCTCGCCCACCAGGGCGTGCTCGCCGAGGCCGGCTCGGCCGGCACGGTACTGCCGCTGCGGTTCGGCGGGGTGTCCCCCGACGACGACGCCGTCCTCGCCGTGCTGCGCGAACGCGAGTCGCACTACCTGGAGCGGCTGCGGGCGCTCGACGGCAAGGTCGAGTACAACGTCAAGGCCGTCCATGACGAGGAGGCCGTGCTGCACCAGGTCCTCATCGACAACCCGGAGCTGCGCGCCCTCAGCCAGGAGAGCCGGTCCGCCGGCGGCGGGTCCTACGAGCAGAAGCTGGCCCTCGGCGAACGCGTCGCGGCGGCGGTGCGCGCTCGTGAGGCGCAGGACGCGGTCCTCGTGCAGGAGGCCCTGCAGGAGGCGGCCGCCGACTGCCGGCCCGCCCCCGACACCGGCCGCCTGGCGAACCTGTCCTTCCTCGTGGAGCGCGACAGGGCCGACGAGTTCACGGCCACTGTCGACGCCTTCCGCAGGGAGCACGGGCACCTCGTCGTGCAGGTGAACGGGCCGCTCCCGCCGTACAGCTTCGTGGAGTAG
- the pepN gene encoding aminopeptidase N encodes MTIRSLTRAEAEERAALVRVERYDVSVDFTGLLSGPDVRCVSTVTFTCAEPGAGTFVDCAATVVSATLDGVPLPPPAGGRIALPALAARNVLRVESVQSDTARGPGVHRAVDRSDGEVYVWTSFEPDEARYVWACFDQPDLKAPHAFTVTAPAAWTVTSNAGAARTEPVDGGTRRWKFPDTPPLSPYNTVVNAGPFHEVRRETAGYDLGLYARKSLAPVLEREADEILTLTGQGLGFYADAFAMPFPQRRYDQVFVPEYGGAMENYGCVTWSDDFLSPAEPTPAERELLAKVLLHEMAHMWFGNIVTMRWWDDLWLNEAFAEFACHWAATAATAHTDAWAGHLAVGKLRAYLADQGPTSHPIRQPVRDVAEAASIFDAITYPKGASVLRQLMEYVGEEAFTAGMSRYFARHAWGTTTLRDLTDVLAEASGRDLDAWRAGWLDTAGTDRLTLEKGPDGPVLHATGPGGGAPRPQVLTVGAYHRTSDGGLERTAQATVEVEGPRTPLALPPGADLYLVNDDDLTFATARPDAASRDTLLTQAARLPGALPRGVAVATVWDMLFTGEATAAEAARAVGAVVATETCDAVVEPYLTLAGDITELWAPEEHRAGLTSVLATTCRRIADGAPHPARRRVALRALARTASGDALERLRAETEAGDDRDLRWRVLARTAELGGAAAADAARLLAADPDPEAWVRELCVRAAAPDAEGKADAWRVLVTERAVPVAWVGRVAAAFWRPGQDAVLAPYADRYLELIPDLDRGGMTPAMVYTGRLLPRYTVDDGYLDEALARAVGAAPVVRKTLTEQADVVRRMLRSRSAGVDRP; translated from the coding sequence ATGACCATCCGCAGCCTGACCCGCGCCGAGGCCGAGGAGCGGGCGGCGCTCGTCCGCGTCGAACGCTACGACGTGTCCGTCGACTTCACCGGCCTGCTCAGCGGCCCGGACGTGCGGTGCGTGTCGACCGTGACGTTCACCTGCGCCGAACCGGGCGCCGGGACGTTCGTCGACTGTGCCGCGACCGTCGTCTCGGCCACCCTCGACGGCGTGCCGCTGCCGCCGCCGGCCGGGGGCCGCATCGCCCTGCCGGCCCTGGCCGCGAGGAACGTCCTGCGCGTCGAGAGCGTGCAGTCGGACACCGCGCGGGGCCCCGGGGTGCACCGGGCGGTGGACCGGTCGGACGGCGAGGTCTACGTGTGGACGTCGTTCGAGCCGGACGAGGCGCGGTACGTGTGGGCCTGCTTCGACCAGCCGGACCTGAAGGCACCGCACGCCTTCACCGTCACCGCGCCCGCCGCGTGGACGGTCACCAGCAACGCCGGGGCGGCCCGCACGGAGCCGGTGGACGGTGGTACCCGGCGGTGGAAGTTCCCCGACACGCCGCCGCTGTCGCCGTACAACACCGTGGTGAACGCCGGCCCGTTCCACGAGGTGCGCCGCGAGACCGCCGGGTACGACCTGGGGCTGTACGCCCGCAAGTCCCTCGCCCCGGTCCTGGAGCGGGAGGCGGACGAGATCCTCACCCTCACCGGCCAGGGCCTCGGCTTCTACGCGGACGCCTTCGCGATGCCGTTCCCGCAGCGCCGGTACGACCAGGTGTTCGTGCCGGAGTACGGCGGCGCGATGGAGAACTACGGGTGCGTCACCTGGTCCGACGACTTCCTGAGCCCCGCGGAGCCCACCCCGGCCGAGCGGGAGCTGCTCGCCAAGGTGCTGCTGCACGAGATGGCGCACATGTGGTTCGGCAACATCGTCACCATGCGCTGGTGGGACGACCTGTGGCTGAACGAGGCGTTCGCGGAGTTCGCCTGCCACTGGGCCGCGACCGCGGCGACGGCCCACACCGACGCCTGGGCCGGCCACCTCGCCGTCGGGAAGCTGCGGGCGTACCTCGCCGACCAGGGCCCCACCTCGCACCCGATCCGCCAGCCGGTGCGCGACGTCGCCGAAGCGGCGTCGATCTTCGATGCCATCACCTATCCGAAGGGCGCCTCCGTCCTGCGGCAGCTGATGGAATACGTCGGCGAGGAGGCGTTCACCGCCGGCATGAGCCGGTACTTCGCCCGGCACGCGTGGGGGACGACCACCCTGCGGGACCTCACCGACGTGCTGGCCGAGGCGTCCGGGCGCGACCTCGACGCGTGGCGCGCCGGCTGGCTGGACACCGCGGGCACCGACCGGCTCACCCTCGAGAAGGGCCCCGACGGACCGGTGCTCCACGCCACGGGGCCGGGCGGTGGCGCGCCCCGCCCGCAGGTGCTGACCGTGGGCGCCTACCACCGCACGTCCGACGGCGGGCTGGAGCGCACCGCGCAGGCGACGGTGGAGGTGGAGGGGCCCCGCACGCCGCTCGCCCTGCCCCCCGGCGCGGACCTGTACCTGGTCAACGACGACGATCTGACCTTCGCCACCGCCCGGCCCGACGCCGCGTCCCGCGACACCCTCCTCACCCAGGCAGCGCGGCTGCCCGGCGCGCTGCCGCGGGGCGTGGCCGTCGCCACCGTGTGGGACATGCTCTTCACCGGTGAGGCCACCGCGGCCGAGGCCGCGCGCGCCGTCGGCGCCGTCGTCGCGACCGAGACGTGCGACGCGGTCGTCGAGCCGTACCTGACGCTCGCCGGGGACATCACCGAGCTGTGGGCGCCGGAGGAGCACCGCGCCGGGTTGACCTCCGTGCTCGCCACGACCTGCCGTCGGATCGCCGACGGCGCGCCGCACCCCGCCCGCCGCCGGGTGGCGCTGCGCGCCCTGGCGCGGACGGCGTCCGGCGACGCGTTGGAGCGCCTGCGGGCCGAGACGGAGGCCGGCGACGACCGTGACCTGCGGTGGCGGGTGCTCGCCCGCACCGCCGAACTCGGCGGCGCCGCCGCGGCGGACGCGGCCCGGCTGCTGGCCGCCGACCCCGACCCGGAGGCGTGGGTGCGGGAGCTGTGCGTCCGCGCCGCCGCTCCGGACGCCGAGGGCAAGGCCGACGCGTGGCGGGTCCTCGTGACGGAGCGGGCCGTGCCCGTGGCCTGGGTGGGCCGGGTCGCGGCGGCGTTCTGGAGGCCCGGGCAGGACGCCGTCCTCGCGCCCTACGCCGACCGCTACCTGGAGCTGATCCCCGACCTGGACCGGGGCGGCATGACCCCGGCCATGGTGTACACGGGCCGTCTGCTGCCCCGGTACACCGTCGACGACGGCTACCTCGACGAGGCGCTGGCGCGCGCGGTGGGGGCGGCGCCGGTCGTGCGGAAGACCCTCACCGAACAGGCCGACGTGGTACGGCGCATGCTGCGCTCCCGGTCCGCCGGGGTCGACCGTCCCTGA
- a CDS encoding GlsB/YeaQ/YmgE family stress response membrane protein produces the protein MGIIAWILIGLAAGLIAKALMPGRDPGGLLITMLIGIAGGLLGGWLGKVLFGVDSIDGFFDLSTWVAAVVGSVILLAVYRMLTGARSTHRHA, from the coding sequence ATGGGAATCATCGCGTGGATACTGATCGGTCTGGCCGCCGGTCTGATCGCCAAGGCCCTGATGCCGGGACGCGACCCCGGCGGCCTCCTCATCACCATGCTCATCGGTATCGCCGGCGGGCTCCTGGGCGGCTGGCTGGGCAAGGTCCTCTTCGGTGTGGATTCCATCGACGGCTTCTTCGACCTGTCCACCTGGGTGGCCGCGGTGGTGGGTTCGGTGATCCTGCTCGCCGTCTACCGCATGCTCACCGGCGCCCGGTCCACGCACCGGCACGCCTGA
- a CDS encoding gas vesicle protein — MTTPGRLPASYPSDSGGGANLADILERVLDKGVVIAGDIRINLLDIELLTIKLRLVVASVDRAKEMGIDWWESDPALSSRAHRDELASENAELRRRLTELEERTS; from the coding sequence ATGACCACCCCCGGCCGCCTCCCGGCCTCCTACCCGTCCGACAGCGGCGGCGGGGCCAACCTCGCCGACATCCTCGAACGCGTCCTCGACAAGGGCGTCGTCATCGCGGGCGACATCAGGATCAACCTGCTCGACATCGAGCTGCTGACCATCAAGCTGCGGCTCGTCGTCGCCTCCGTGGACCGCGCGAAGGAGATGGGCATCGACTGGTGGGAGAGCGACCCCGCGCTCTCCTCGCGCGCCCACCGCGACGAGCTGGCGAGTGAGAACGCGGAGCTGCGGCGCCGCCTCACCGAACTGGAGGAGCGCACGTCATGA
- the gvpJ gene encoding gas vesicle protein GvpJ yields MTVEARTAAGGSGGSSGLYDVLELVLDRGLVIDAFVRVSLVGIEILKIDVRVVVASVDTYLRFAEACNRLDLESGPRKNPGLPELVDGMTESGARGKTKGAIQGAAQSLSDTLGGRSSSRSTSSSGKKEEQEK; encoded by the coding sequence ATGACTGTTGAGGCAAGGACCGCCGCGGGCGGTTCCGGCGGCTCCAGCGGCCTGTACGACGTCCTGGAGCTCGTCCTGGACCGCGGGCTCGTCATCGACGCGTTCGTCCGCGTCTCGCTCGTCGGCATCGAGATCCTCAAGATCGACGTGCGCGTCGTGGTCGCCAGTGTCGACACCTACCTGCGCTTCGCCGAGGCGTGCAACCGCCTCGACCTGGAGTCCGGCCCGCGGAAGAACCCGGGCCTGCCCGAACTCGTCGACGGCATGACCGAGTCCGGCGCGCGGGGCAAGACCAAGGGCGCGATACAGGGGGCGGCGCAGTCGCTCTCCGACACGCTCGGCGGCCGGTCGTCGTCCCGGTCGACGTCGTCGTCCGGCAAGAAGGAGGAGCAGGAGAAGTGA
- a CDS encoding GvpL/GvpF family gas vesicle protein: MTTPTNPRLRYVYAVCRPFDGVLPEGAAGIAGDPPRLLHHDDLVAVVGSVPAEEFDEGPLRARLEDLDWLADTARGHDAVLAALTTVTSPLPLRLATVCRDDSGVRRLLQEGHDRFVRALDRLDGRVEWGVKVYAEQVADAPAPAPREPVSAGAAGAAGSGRDYLRRRLRERNGREDGMRRADAVARALHERLSGHAEAAALHQPQDPRLAGGAAGVNVLNAAYLVGRDRSEAFVGLVGESSGDGVRVELTGPWAPYSFAGIAEEDPV, translated from the coding sequence ATGACCACCCCGACGAACCCGCGCCTGCGGTACGTGTACGCCGTGTGCCGGCCCTTCGACGGCGTCCTCCCCGAGGGTGCCGCCGGGATCGCCGGGGACCCTCCCCGGCTGCTCCACCACGACGACCTGGTCGCCGTGGTCGGCTCGGTGCCGGCGGAGGAGTTCGACGAGGGACCGCTGCGCGCCCGTCTGGAGGACCTGGACTGGCTGGCGGACACGGCCCGCGGCCACGACGCCGTGCTGGCCGCGCTGACCACCGTCACCTCCCCGCTGCCGCTGCGGCTCGCCACGGTGTGCCGCGACGACAGCGGGGTGCGGCGGCTGCTCCAGGAGGGGCACGACCGGTTCGTGCGGGCGCTGGACCGGCTGGACGGGCGGGTCGAGTGGGGGGTGAAGGTGTACGCGGAGCAGGTGGCCGACGCGCCGGCTCCCGCGCCGCGGGAGCCGGTGTCGGCGGGCGCCGCGGGCGCGGCCGGCTCCGGTCGCGACTACCTGCGGCGCCGGCTGCGCGAGCGCAACGGCCGGGAGGACGGCATGCGGCGCGCCGACGCGGTCGCGCGCGCGCTGCACGAGCGGCTCTCCGGCCACGCCGAGGCCGCCGCCCTGCACCAGCCGCAGGACCCGCGCCTGGCGGGCGGCGCGGCCGGGGTGAACGTGCTCAACGCGGCGTACCTGGTCGGCCGGGACCGCAGCGAGGCGTTCGTCGGGCTCGTCGGGGAGTCGTCCGGGGACGGGGTGCGGGTCGAGCTCACGGGGCCGTGGGCGCCGTACTCGTTCGCCGGGATCGCGGAGGAGGACCCGGTGTGA
- a CDS encoding FUSC family protein: MTWLRALGATARSGLAVRRGRLEPLVALRAAAGLALVVAASLALGGPGMAASSAFGAFQAAMATFQRSWRPRPTLALVSGTSLAVSTFAGYLCAAHLVGFLALLVVWTFLSGLAWRAGPTAGLIASSNVAIMLVTVTLPTSVADAAVHALVIAAGGVVQAGLIVLLPVRRWGPQRDALADALAAEADYARRLRQDPCAPFDPVPLMTARSAAAVTPRQARRRPAELHGARGVAERIRPVLASLADPAVGVPPEGPARARVRELLDAAGAVLDAAARSIRAGTPLDVPPGALAALRTPDTGALLGAAPARRAAARLAALLEDVVEAAAPRGRGAGPDELRTRPSLVSLVPVVARDVREELRRHDSPYLRHAVRLTAVAATGYLLGTALPFGHGYWAPLAAVMSMRPDFSQTYARSVARFAGTLVGVALATAVVRAAGPGTYTSAALAVASAFGAYLLMRSGYAAAQVCISAYVVFLLGMAGEQWTQTVPERVVLTLLGGVLAMLAYALYPAWETPRLRARLAEWLVAAGRYGSEVLEGYARPDLPPRGAVREALLGARAARLSWQEAVDRAAHEPVRHRGLSDTAADAAGAALARFARAAMLLEAHLPDPAAASSPGAAALAEAVRRAAERGAGEVHEGRVPDWGDVRAALDGAGPDVDPVVRAGGRQLLEALEELAEALETAS; encoded by the coding sequence ATGACGTGGCTGCGCGCCCTCGGGGCGACCGCCCGCTCGGGCCTCGCCGTACGCCGGGGGCGGCTGGAGCCGCTCGTCGCGCTGCGCGCGGCCGCCGGGCTGGCCCTCGTCGTCGCGGCGAGCCTCGCCCTGGGCGGGCCGGGCATGGCGGCGAGTTCGGCGTTCGGGGCGTTCCAGGCGGCGATGGCCACGTTCCAGCGCAGCTGGCGGCCCCGGCCGACGCTGGCGCTGGTTTCCGGGACGAGCCTCGCCGTGTCGACGTTCGCCGGCTACCTGTGCGCCGCCCACCTGGTGGGTTTCCTCGCGTTGCTGGTGGTGTGGACGTTCCTGTCGGGGCTGGCCTGGAGGGCGGGGCCCACGGCCGGGCTGATCGCCTCGTCCAACGTGGCGATCATGCTGGTGACCGTCACCCTGCCCACGTCGGTCGCCGACGCCGCCGTGCACGCCCTGGTCATCGCGGCGGGCGGCGTCGTCCAGGCGGGACTGATCGTGCTGCTGCCCGTCCGCCGCTGGGGTCCGCAGCGTGACGCGCTCGCCGACGCGCTGGCGGCGGAGGCGGACTACGCGCGGCGGCTGCGCCAGGACCCGTGCGCGCCGTTCGACCCGGTCCCCCTCATGACCGCCCGGAGCGCGGCGGCGGTCACGCCGCGGCAGGCGCGCCGCCGCCCCGCCGAGCTGCACGGCGCCCGGGGGGTGGCCGAGCGCATCCGGCCCGTCCTCGCCTCGCTCGCCGACCCGGCGGTGGGCGTACCGCCGGAGGGCCCGGCCCGTGCCCGGGTGCGGGAGCTGCTCGACGCGGCGGGGGCCGTGCTCGACGCGGCGGCCCGGTCGATCCGGGCCGGCACCCCGCTCGACGTGCCGCCCGGCGCCCTCGCCGCGCTGCGCACGCCCGACACCGGGGCGCTGCTCGGCGCGGCCCCCGCGCGGCGGGCCGCGGCGCGGTTGGCGGCGCTCCTGGAGGACGTGGTGGAGGCGGCCGCCCCGAGGGGCCGCGGGGCGGGCCCCGACGAGCTGCGCACCCGGCCGAGCCTGGTCAGTCTCGTCCCGGTCGTCGCCCGTGACGTGCGCGAGGAGCTGCGGCGGCACGACTCTCCGTACCTGCGACACGCCGTGCGGCTCACGGCGGTGGCCGCCACCGGGTACCTCCTCGGCACGGCCCTGCCGTTCGGGCACGGCTACTGGGCGCCGCTCGCCGCCGTCATGTCGATGCGGCCGGACTTCAGCCAGACGTACGCCCGTTCGGTGGCCCGGTTCGCCGGCACGCTGGTGGGCGTGGCGCTGGCGACGGCGGTGGTGCGGGCGGCCGGCCCCGGCACGTACACGTCGGCCGCGCTCGCCGTGGCCAGCGCGTTCGGGGCGTACCTGCTGATGCGCAGCGGGTACGCCGCCGCGCAGGTGTGCATCTCGGCGTACGTGGTGTTCCTGCTGGGCATGGCGGGCGAGCAGTGGACGCAGACGGTCCCGGAGCGGGTGGTGCTGACGCTGCTGGGCGGGGTGCTCGCGATGCTGGCGTACGCGCTCTACCCGGCCTGGGAGACGCCCCGGTTGCGGGCCCGGCTCGCGGAGTGGCTGGTGGCCGCGGGGCGGTACGGTTCCGAGGTGCTGGAGGGGTACGCGCGGCCGGACCTGCCGCCGCGCGGGGCGGTGCGCGAGGCGCTCCTGGGCGCCCGGGCCGCCCGCCTCTCCTGGCAGGAGGCGGTCGACCGCGCGGCCCACGAACCGGTGCGGCACCGGGGGTTGTCCGACACGGCCGCCGACGCGGCCGGCGCGGCCCTCGCCCGGTTCGCCCGGGCGGCGATGCTCCTGGAGGCCCACCTGCCCGACCCCGCCGCCGCCTCTTCGCCCGGCGCCGCCGCACTGGCGGAGGCGGTGCGGCGGGCGGCCGAGCGCGGTGCCGGCGAGGTCCACGAGGGGCGGGTGCCGGACTGGGGCGACGTCCGCGCGGCGCTCGACGGGGCGGGACCCGACGTCGATCCGGTCGTACGGGCGGGTGGCCGGCAGTTGCTGGAGGCGCTGGAGGAACTGGCCGAGGCGCTGGAGACCGCCTCCTGA
- a CDS encoding WhiB family transcriptional regulator — translation MENWRQAAACRHEDPDLFFPVGTSGPAVMQAEEAKKICGRCPVREQCLQWAVETGQDFGVWGGANEDERRTLRRRAARAGRRNSG, via the coding sequence GTGGAGAACTGGCGACAGGCGGCCGCGTGCCGTCACGAGGACCCTGACCTGTTCTTCCCCGTGGGGACCAGCGGGCCAGCCGTCATGCAGGCCGAGGAGGCCAAGAAGATCTGCGGCCGCTGCCCCGTACGGGAGCAGTGCCTGCAGTGGGCCGTGGAGACGGGCCAGGACTTCGGTGTGTGGGGAGGCGCCAACGAGGACGAACGGCGCACCCTGCGGCGACGCGCGGCCCGCGCCGGCCGCCGGAACAGCGGCTGA
- a CDS encoding gas vesicle protein K, translating to MSGDEPRRRVELDPDSVERDLACLVLTVVELLRQLMERQALRRVESGELSEDQEERIGLTLMLLEDRMEVLRDKFGLTPEDLNIDLGPLGPLL from the coding sequence GTGAGCGGCGACGAGCCGCGCCGCCGCGTGGAGCTCGACCCGGACAGCGTCGAGCGCGACCTGGCCTGCCTGGTCCTCACCGTCGTCGAGCTGCTGCGGCAGCTGATGGAGCGGCAGGCGCTGCGCCGGGTGGAGAGCGGTGAGCTGAGCGAGGACCAGGAGGAGCGGATCGGTCTCACGCTGATGCTGCTGGAGGACCGCATGGAGGTCCTCCGTGACAAGTTCGGTCTCACCCCCGAGGATTTGAACATCGACCTGGGACCGCTCGGCCCCCTCCTCTGA
- a CDS encoding cation:proton antiporter regulatory subunit codes for MSRTPLPGIGVRYDLTTREHRHLSVVAQRDGGRVLSTYRVDDPDECAMSLKLTAGEAEALIDALMPAHHSPNLLSTTDLGLVAERVELPSSSHWSGRVLGDTRMRTETGASVVAVLRRADAIPSPAPDFRLAGGDTLIVIGTREGVEAAATILGRE; via the coding sequence ATGAGCCGTACGCCTCTGCCAGGGATCGGGGTCCGCTACGACCTGACGACCCGCGAGCACCGCCACCTGTCGGTGGTGGCGCAGCGGGACGGCGGGCGGGTGCTCAGTACCTACCGCGTCGACGACCCCGACGAGTGCGCGATGTCGCTGAAGCTGACGGCGGGCGAGGCCGAGGCGTTGATCGACGCGCTCATGCCGGCGCACCACAGCCCGAACCTGCTCTCCACCACCGACCTCGGCCTGGTCGCGGAGCGCGTCGAACTGCCCTCGTCGTCCCACTGGAGCGGGCGGGTCCTCGGAGACACGCGGATGCGGACGGAGACGGGGGCGTCCGTGGTGGCCGTCCTGCGCCGCGCCGACGCGATCCCGTCGCCGGCGCCGGACTTCCGGCTCGCCGGAGGTGACACGCTCATCGTGATCGGCACCCGTGAGGGCGTCGAGGCCGCCGCGACGATACTCGGACGGGAGTGA
- a CDS encoding gas vesicle protein GvpO: protein MANASETLRLACEQLSQLTGQAPESVSSFQRTDDGWRLTVEVVELSRIPDTTSLLASYEVELDEEGELTGYRRVRRYERGKADDRSR, encoded by the coding sequence ATGGCCAACGCATCAGAAACCCTGCGCCTCGCCTGTGAGCAGCTTTCCCAACTCACCGGGCAGGCCCCCGAGTCCGTGTCCTCCTTTCAGCGCACGGACGACGGCTGGCGGTTGACCGTCGAAGTCGTCGAACTGTCCCGCATCCCCGACACCACGAGCCTGCTCGCCTCGTACGAGGTGGAGCTCGACGAGGAGGGCGAACTCACCGGGTACCGGCGGGTCCGCCGGTACGAGCGGGGCAAGGCCGACGACCGGTCCCGCTGA